The genomic stretch AGGACCATCGCAAATAGCTTCGCGCCATTTTCCTTCATGAACATCGGTACAAAAAAAGCGAGACATACAAGCCAGTTACATAGAATAGCACGGAAAAACAACTCCACTATGGTAGCATCCAGCTTATGCTCCACAACATTAAGCAGGAACGAGTTAACACTAGGAGAAGCGTAGAGATTCGTTACATCAATGAGAAACGCGAATACCAGGGCACCAAGCAGGTTACCCGCGTAGGTGAGTCCCCAGAGCTTATAGACGGTTCTCCATTCCATTTTTTTCTTAAGAGCTGCATAAGTAAAATAGAAGGTATTTCCCGTAAATAGATCCGCTCCCCCATAAGCAATCAAGATGATCGCTGCTCCAAATGTAAGTGCGGCCATGGGGTAGGCTGCCGGTGAATCTGCTATGTAAAAATAGTTACCTGTCTTAAAAGCAACAATTACTCCGAAACCAATGAACATA from Paenibacillus polygoni encodes the following:
- a CDS encoding formate/nitrite transporter family protein, with the protein product MEAEGLRQVEKYALKKQRVYQKDWKMYILRAMLASMFIGFGVIVAFKTGNYFYIADSPAAYPMAALTFGAAIILIAYGGADLFTGNTFYFTYAALKKKMEWRTVYKLWGLTYAGNLLGALVFAFLIDVTNLYASPSVNSFLLNVVEHKLDATIVELFFRAILCNWLVCLAFFVPMFMKENGAKLFAMVLFVFCFFISGYEHSIANMCTFAIALVLDHSETITVGAVLHNLIPVTIGNMVGGVFMMGYFYYYINKPFEDEEEIQH